Proteins from one Halopseudomonas pelagia genomic window:
- a CDS encoding penicillin-binding protein: MSDKMSDDALAALKIAFTYMPKSMDVNRFDHGEDFQRILADIEQVREILLLNDVDPDEVEGELRPDSAPNSCY; the protein is encoded by the coding sequence ATGAGCGACAAGATGAGCGACGATGCCCTGGCCGCGCTGAAAATTGCCTTTACCTACATGCCCAAGTCCATGGATGTTAATCGCTTCGACCATGGCGAAGACTTTCAGCGAATACTCGCCGATATCGAGCAGGTCAGAGAGATACTACTGCTCAATGATGTCGACCCTGATGAAGTCGAGGGCGAGTTACGACCGGACTCTGCACCCAATTCCTGCTATTGA
- the corA gene encoding magnesium/cobalt transporter CorA has protein sequence MARKLVVKRGRKAGSEPGTLIHIGSPRAQPPSIRVIEYDQHDMADRLIDTAGDYEVRQRGQVTWLNVDGVHQADVIEAVGQAFNLHPLVMEDILNVDQRPKVEDYDGYLYLVLRILRYDAASQEIQSEQVSLVLGEHFVLSLQEVKSEIFDAVRNRLRDGRQIRCMPADYLAYALLDAVVDQYFLALEELSEQIETLEDQLIENPQPANLRQIHHYKREMLILRKAVWPLREVLGRLSRDESPLISAETRVFLRDVYDHTIHVMDTIDTLRELLVGLLDLYLSSINNRMNEVMKVLTIIATLFMPLTFIAGVYGMNFELMPELEWRWGYPAVMALMLLISGSLLYSFRRRGWI, from the coding sequence ATGGCACGCAAGCTGGTAGTCAAGCGCGGTCGCAAAGCCGGTTCAGAGCCAGGCACGCTGATTCATATCGGCAGCCCTCGGGCGCAACCGCCCTCAATTCGGGTCATTGAGTATGACCAGCATGATATGGCTGATCGGCTTATCGACACGGCCGGCGATTACGAGGTTCGTCAGCGCGGCCAGGTTACCTGGTTGAACGTGGATGGCGTACATCAGGCGGATGTGATCGAGGCGGTTGGTCAGGCATTCAATCTGCATCCGCTGGTAATGGAAGATATCCTCAACGTTGACCAGCGGCCAAAGGTCGAGGACTACGATGGCTACCTCTACCTGGTTCTGCGCATACTGCGCTATGACGCGGCGAGCCAGGAAATCCAGTCCGAACAGGTCAGCCTGGTCCTGGGTGAGCATTTTGTTCTGTCCCTGCAGGAAGTAAAAAGCGAGATATTTGATGCGGTGCGCAATCGCCTGCGGGACGGGCGCCAGATCCGCTGCATGCCGGCCGACTATCTTGCCTATGCACTGCTCGACGCGGTGGTAGATCAGTACTTCCTTGCCCTGGAGGAACTCAGCGAGCAGATAGAAACGCTTGAGGATCAGCTGATTGAAAATCCGCAGCCGGCCAATCTCCGGCAGATTCATCACTACAAGCGGGAAATGCTCATTTTGCGCAAGGCGGTCTGGCCACTACGCGAGGTGCTCGGCCGGCTGTCCCGGGACGAGAGCCCGCTGATCAGCGCTGAAACGCGGGTGTTCTTACGCGATGTTTATGATCACACCATCCATGTCATGGATACCATAGACACGCTGCGCGAACTGCTGGTGGGATTGCTTGATCTTTACCTTTCCAGTATCAACAACCGCATGAACGAGGTGATGAAGGTGTTGACCATCATTGCCACTCTATTTATGCCTCTGACGTTTATTGCAGGTGTGTACGGGATGAATTTCGAGCTCATGCCCGAGCTTGAATGGCGCTGGGGATACCCCGCCGTGATGGCGCTGATGCTGTTGATTTCCGGCAGCCTGCTCTATTCATTCCGCCGCCGCGGCTGGATATAG
- a CDS encoding type 1 glutamine amidotransferase, with the protein MHAHYLQHADFERLGSIRPWLESHNYSISCTRLHRGEALPELADIDLLIIMGGVMSVNDEQEHPWLVAEKAFIRRAINDGKAVLGVCLGAQLIANVMGSQVRPNAGREIGWFPVRAINHLQAGVFAFPEQINVLHWHGETFDLPPGAVQLASSRACDNQAFQLGDRVIGLQCHLESTPAQVKAFVEATPAAELQPEQWVQSAEHLLSIPEDELERATELMGEVLEYLHRKRSGT; encoded by the coding sequence ATGCATGCGCATTACCTGCAGCACGCCGATTTTGAACGTCTTGGCAGCATTCGCCCGTGGCTGGAAAGCCATAACTACAGTATTAGTTGCACGCGCTTGCACCGCGGCGAAGCATTGCCCGAGCTTGCCGATATTGATCTGTTGATCATTATGGGTGGCGTTATGAGCGTCAATGACGAACAAGAGCATCCCTGGCTAGTGGCGGAAAAAGCCTTTATTCGCCGGGCGATCAATGATGGCAAGGCGGTCCTGGGTGTTTGCCTGGGCGCACAACTGATCGCCAATGTGATGGGTAGTCAGGTAAGGCCCAATGCGGGGCGTGAGATCGGCTGGTTTCCTGTGCGAGCGATTAACCATCTGCAGGCGGGTGTATTCGCTTTTCCAGAGCAGATCAATGTGCTGCATTGGCACGGCGAGACTTTCGATCTGCCACCAGGGGCAGTGCAACTGGCGAGCAGCCGAGCCTGTGATAACCAGGCGTTTCAGTTAGGCGATCGGGTCATCGGTTTGCAGTGCCACCTCGAGTCCACGCCAGCGCAGGTGAAAGCCTTTGTCGAAGCAACGCCTGCGGCTGAACTGCAACCTGAACAATGGGTCCAATCTGCCGAACACCTGCTGAGCATCCCGGAGGATGAACTTGAGCGGGCGACGGAATTAATGGGCGAAGTGCTGGAATATCTGCACCGGAAAAGGAGCGGGACTTGA
- a CDS encoding serine hydrolase domain-containing protein: protein MNSQTPPSTVIAGMDTQRLERIATHLDRAYLQPGKLPGAMTLVARRGEITYLHSQGLMDVERNKPVQRDTLFRIYSMTKPVTSIALMQLYEQGRFLLDDPVHKYIPSWAKLRVYKSGIHPQFLTTAPDRPMSIRDLLTHQSGLTYGFMNRTNVDAAYRALKLDGGTGHTLERLVDELSRLPLEFSPGSAWNYSVSTDVVGYLVQVLSGMTLDEYLAEHVFKPLGMIDTAFTVPTDKIDRLAACYQYQPGDQFSLQDDPAHSAFTRAHGYLSGGGGLVSSMDDYYRFAQALANGGEYQGARIIGRKTLEFMRMNHLPGNQDLPGVSVGAFSETPYEGSGFGLGFSVKTDVAKSQTNGSVGEYGWGGMASTNFFIDPQEDLLMIFLTQLIPSSSYQIRQELRAIINGALVD, encoded by the coding sequence ATGAACAGCCAGACGCCCCCCTCTACCGTGATTGCCGGAATGGACACCCAGCGCCTCGAGCGCATAGCTACACACCTGGACCGGGCTTATCTGCAGCCGGGCAAACTGCCTGGCGCAATGACCCTGGTCGCCCGCCGAGGCGAAATCACTTACCTGCACTCCCAGGGTTTGATGGACGTGGAGCGCAACAAGCCGGTGCAACGCGACACCCTGTTCCGTATCTATTCAATGACCAAGCCGGTCACCTCCATTGCGTTGATGCAGTTGTACGAACAGGGCCGCTTTCTACTCGATGATCCGGTGCACAAGTACATTCCCTCGTGGGCAAAGCTACGCGTCTACAAGTCCGGCATTCACCCGCAGTTTCTCACCACCGCACCTGACCGGCCGATGAGCATCCGCGACCTGCTGACTCACCAGTCCGGCCTGACCTATGGTTTTATGAACCGCACCAATGTAGACGCGGCTTATCGGGCACTGAAACTCGACGGCGGCACCGGGCATACCCTCGAGCGGCTGGTAGATGAGTTATCGCGCTTGCCGCTGGAATTCTCTCCCGGCAGCGCCTGGAATTACTCCGTGTCCACCGATGTGGTCGGCTATCTGGTTCAGGTATTGTCGGGTATGACCCTGGACGAGTACCTGGCAGAACATGTGTTCAAACCCCTCGGCATGATCGATACCGCCTTTACCGTGCCTACCGACAAGATTGATCGGCTGGCAGCCTGTTACCAATACCAACCGGGGGATCAGTTCAGCTTGCAGGACGATCCAGCGCATTCCGCGTTTACCCGTGCACACGGTTATTTGTCCGGCGGCGGCGGCCTGGTCAGCAGCATGGATGATTACTACCGTTTTGCGCAGGCGCTGGCTAACGGCGGCGAGTATCAGGGCGCGAGGATCATCGGGCGCAAGACGCTGGAGTTCATGCGCATGAATCACTTGCCAGGCAATCAGGACCTGCCGGGTGTTTCCGTGGGTGCGTTCAGTGAAACGCCCTACGAAGGCTCCGGTTTTGGTCTGGGTTTTTCGGTGAAGACCGATGTGGCGAAGTCACAAACCAACGGTTCGGTGGGGGAATACGGTTGGGGCGGCATGGCCAGCACCAATTTCTTTATCGATCCGCAGGAAGACCTGTTGATGATCTTCCTGACCCAGCTGATACCTTCGTCGAGCTATCAGATACGCCAGGAACTGCGCGCCATCATCAATGGCGCACTGGTGGACTAG
- a CDS encoding lipocalin family protein — protein sequence MKKIGLLLGVLAFGLAGCVKLPDNVEPVTGFEPSRYLGTWYEIARLDHSFEEGLSRVTAEYSLREDGGIKVLNKGYSEEKGEWEEAEGKAYFVEDEQTGYLKVSFFGPFYGAYGIFGLDQENYQYSWVSGPNTDYLWLLAREPQIPEEDKQAFVERAAELGFDTEALIWVEHE from the coding sequence TTGAAGAAGATAGGATTATTGCTCGGCGTATTGGCTTTTGGCCTGGCCGGGTGCGTGAAACTGCCGGATAACGTCGAGCCGGTGACTGGCTTTGAGCCCAGCCGCTATCTTGGCACCTGGTATGAAATCGCCCGGTTGGATCATTCCTTTGAAGAGGGCCTGAGCAGAGTAACGGCGGAATACAGCCTGCGCGAAGACGGCGGCATCAAGGTGCTGAACAAGGGCTACTCGGAAGAGAAGGGCGAGTGGGAAGAGGCGGAAGGCAAGGCCTACTTTGTCGAGGATGAGCAGACCGGTTATCTGAAGGTGTCTTTCTTCGGGCCGTTCTACGGTGCTTATGGCATCTTCGGGCTGGATCAGGAGAACTATCAGTATTCCTGGGTCTCCGGCCCCAATACGGATTATCTGTGGCTGCTGGCCCGCGAGCCGCAGATCCCCGAGGAGGACAAGCAGGCGTTTGTCGAACGTGCGGCGGAACTGGGTTTCGATACCGAGGCGCTGATCTGGGTAGAGCACGAATAA